The Cellulomonas sp. S1-8 genomic sequence GCGACCCGGACTTCGCCGCGGCGGCGGCCCGGGCGTGCGACCTCGCCGACGCGGCGGCGCGTGACGTCGGCGCCGTGACCCGCGCGCGCATGCTCGCCGCGTTCGTCACGTCCTGCGCGCACGAGGTCGCGTTCTTCGACCAGGTCCGCACCCTCGCGGCGGCCCGGTGACGTCGCGAGAAGCGTTCGCGACGTCAGGTGACCCGAACGCTGCACGGCGCGGCAGAGTAGCGGGCGTGGAGACCACCGATGCACTCGTCGACATCCGCGCCGTCGTGCTCGACGTGGGGGAGACGCTCGTCGACGAGACGCGGGCGTGGACCCGGGTCGCCCAGGGCGTCGGGGTCACGCCGCTCGCGCTCATGGGGGTGCTGGGTGCGCTCGCCGAGCGCGGGGAGCCGCACACCCGCGTCTGGGAGGTGCTGGGGGTCGAGCCGCCCGCGAGGCCGCCGACGATCGATGCCGTCGACCTCTACCCTGACGCGCTGCCGACGCTCCGGGCCCTGCGCGCTGCCGGGTACGTCGTCGCGATCGCCGGCAACCAGCCGGCGGGTGCCGAGGATCAGCTGCGCGCCGCGGGCGTCGATCTGGACGTCGTCGCGTCGTCGGCGCGGTGGGGCGTCGCCAAGCCGTCGCCCGCGTTCTTCGCGCGTGTGCTCACGGAGGTCCGCCTGCCGCCGGACCAGGTGCTGTACGTCGGGGACCGGCTCGACAACGACGTCCTGCCGGCGCGGGCCGCGGGCATGCGCACGGCCTTCCTTCGTCGCGGGCCGTGGGGCCACGTGCACGCGCTCCGCCCGGATGTCGCGCTCGCGGACGTGCGCGTCGACTCGCTGACCGAGCTCGTCGACCTCCTCACCGCCGCACGCTGACACCCGCGGCGACGCCCTGCTCGACATGGGGCGGAGACAGCGTCTCCTCGGTCGCCTCGACGAGGGCGGTTCCGTCGGTGCGGGATTCAGGACGTCAAGACCGGGAACCCCGCACGCCGCGGCAGGTCGCCGTGGGAGGGTGGGCGCCGTGGACAGCCCGACTCCCCGGCCGCGGTGGGCGGACGTGCGCGCCGTCGTCTTCGACGTCGGCGAGACGCTCGTGGACGAGACGCGTCTGTGGGTCGAGGCCGCTCACGAGGTCGGCGTCACGCCACTCGCGCTCATGGCCGTGATCGGCGCGCTGACCGAGCGCGACGAGCCGCACCACCGCGTGTGGCAGGTCGTCGGCGTCGAGCCGCCCACGACACCCTCCGAGATCCGCGCCGAGGACCTGTACCCCGACGCCCTGCCCACGCTGGGCGCGCTGCGGGCGGCGGGCTACCTCGTCGCGGTGGCGGGGAACCAGCCGGCGCGGGCCGAGCACCAGCTGCGTGCCGCCGGCGTGGAGGCCGACCTCGTGGCGACGTCGGCCCGCTGGGGCGTCGCCAAGCCGTCCCGCGAGTTCTTCGCGCGCGTGGTGACGGACCTCGGCCTGCCGGCCGCCGATGTGCTGTACGTCGGGGACCGGCTCGACAACGACGTCCTGCCGGCGCGCGCCGCGGGCCTGCGCACCGCGTTCGTGCGTCGCGGACCGTGGGGCTACG encodes the following:
- a CDS encoding HAD family hydrolase → METTDALVDIRAVVLDVGETLVDETRAWTRVAQGVGVTPLALMGVLGALAERGEPHTRVWEVLGVEPPARPPTIDAVDLYPDALPTLRALRAAGYVVAIAGNQPAGAEDQLRAAGVDLDVVASSARWGVAKPSPAFFARVLTEVRLPPDQVLYVGDRLDNDVLPARAAGMRTAFLRRGPWGHVHALRPDVALADVRVDSLTELVDLLTAAR
- a CDS encoding HAD family hydrolase translates to MDSPTPRPRWADVRAVVFDVGETLVDETRLWVEAAHEVGVTPLALMAVIGALTERDEPHHRVWQVVGVEPPTTPSEIRAEDLYPDALPTLGALRAAGYLVAVAGNQPARAEHQLRAAGVEADLVATSARWGVAKPSREFFARVVTDLGLPAADVLYVGDRLDNDVLPARAAGLRTAFVRRGPWGYVHARRPEAELADVRVDSLRELTALMLGVR